The Globicephala melas chromosome 20, mGloMel1.2, whole genome shotgun sequence genome contains a region encoding:
- the ASGR1 gene encoding asialoglycoprotein receptor 1 isoform X2 — MYNVPPSRLEEAQTALLLGPQSCPRLLMPSPLAGLPPPHSLFRRLCSGPSLILISIGLSLLLLVVVCVIGSQNSKLQEELRALRETFSNLTVSTEAKVKALSVQGGNVGRKMKSLESQLEKQQQDLSEDHSSLLLHVKQFVSDLRSLSCQMAVLQGNGSERTCCPVNWVDFEGKCYWFSRSGKPWPEAEKYCQLEDAHLVVVGSWEEQKFIQHHMGPVNTWMGLTDQNGPWKWVDGTDYESGFKNWRPEQPDDWYGHGLGGGEDCAHFTDDGRWNDDVCQRPYRHAPRNRTTPV; from the exons ATGTATAACGTTCCTCCTAGTCGGCTAGAGGAGGCTCAGACTGCCCTCCTTCTAGGACCCCAGAGCTGCCCCAGGCTCCTGATGCCCTCTCCTCTTGCAGGGCTGCCTCCTCCCCACTCACTCTTTCGGCGTCTCTGCTCCGGACCCAGCCTCATCCTGATCTCCATCGGCCTTAGCCTCCTGCTGCTGGTGGTCGTCTGTGTGATCGGATCCCAGA ACTCCAAGCTGCAGGAGGAGCTGCGGGCCCTGAGAGAAACGTTCAGCAACCTCACAGTGAGCACGGAGGCCAAGGTCAAGGCCCTGAGCGTCCAGG GAGGAAATGTGGGCAGAAAGATGAAGTCCCTGGAGTCCCAACTGGAGAAACAGCAGCAGGACCTGAGTGAAG ATCACTCCAGCTTGCTGCTCCACGTGAAGCAGTTTGTGTCTGACCTGCGAAGCCTGAGCTGTCAGATGGCCGTCCTCCAGGGCAACG gctcTGAAAGGACCTGCTGCCCGGTGAACTGGGTGGACTTTGAAGGCAAATGCTACTGGTTCTCTCGCTCGGGGAAGCCCTGGCCCGAGGCTGAGAAGTACTGCCAGCTGGAGGACGCCCACCTGGTGGTGGTGGGCTCCTGGGAGGAGCAG aaATTTATCCAGCACCACATGGGCCCTGTGAACACCTGGATGGGCCTCACTGACCAAAACGGGCCCTGGAAATGGGTGGACGGGACAGACTATGAGTCGGGCTTCAA GAACTGGAGACCAGAGCAGCCGGACGACTGGTATGGGCACGGGCTCGGAGGAGGTGAGGACTGTGCCCACTTCACGGACGACGGCCGCTGGAACGATGACGTCTGTCAGAGGCCCTACCG CCATGCCCCCAGGAACAGAACCACCCCAGTGTGA
- the ASGR1 gene encoding asialoglycoprotein receptor 1 isoform X1 → MYNVPPSRLEEAQTALLLGPQSCPRLLMPSPLAGLPPPHSLFRRLCSGPSLILISIGLSLLLLVVVCVIGSQNSKLQEELRALRETFSNLTVSTEAKVKALSVQGGNVGRKMKSLESQLEKQQQDLSEDHSSLLLHVKQFVSDLRSLSCQMAVLQGNGSERTCCPVNWVDFEGKCYWFSRSGKPWPEAEKYCQLEDAHLVVVGSWEEQKFIQHHMGPVNTWMGLTDQNGPWKWVDGTDYESGFKNWRPEQPDDWYGHGLGGGEDCAHFTDDGRWNDDVCQRPYRWVCETQRDRDSEN, encoded by the exons ATGTATAACGTTCCTCCTAGTCGGCTAGAGGAGGCTCAGACTGCCCTCCTTCTAGGACCCCAGAGCTGCCCCAGGCTCCTGATGCCCTCTCCTCTTGCAGGGCTGCCTCCTCCCCACTCACTCTTTCGGCGTCTCTGCTCCGGACCCAGCCTCATCCTGATCTCCATCGGCCTTAGCCTCCTGCTGCTGGTGGTCGTCTGTGTGATCGGATCCCAGA ACTCCAAGCTGCAGGAGGAGCTGCGGGCCCTGAGAGAAACGTTCAGCAACCTCACAGTGAGCACGGAGGCCAAGGTCAAGGCCCTGAGCGTCCAGG GAGGAAATGTGGGCAGAAAGATGAAGTCCCTGGAGTCCCAACTGGAGAAACAGCAGCAGGACCTGAGTGAAG ATCACTCCAGCTTGCTGCTCCACGTGAAGCAGTTTGTGTCTGACCTGCGAAGCCTGAGCTGTCAGATGGCCGTCCTCCAGGGCAACG gctcTGAAAGGACCTGCTGCCCGGTGAACTGGGTGGACTTTGAAGGCAAATGCTACTGGTTCTCTCGCTCGGGGAAGCCCTGGCCCGAGGCTGAGAAGTACTGCCAGCTGGAGGACGCCCACCTGGTGGTGGTGGGCTCCTGGGAGGAGCAG aaATTTATCCAGCACCACATGGGCCCTGTGAACACCTGGATGGGCCTCACTGACCAAAACGGGCCCTGGAAATGGGTGGACGGGACAGACTATGAGTCGGGCTTCAA GAACTGGAGACCAGAGCAGCCGGACGACTGGTATGGGCACGGGCTCGGAGGAGGTGAGGACTGTGCCCACTTCACGGACGACGGCCGCTGGAACGATGACGTCTGTCAGAGGCCCTACCGGTGGGTCTGCGAGACACAGCGGGACAGGGACAGCGAAAACTAG